The sequence GCCTGGGTGAAAGCCAGGTATCCTAACCGGACTAGACGACAATGGAATGTGTTGAATGAAGCTTAAATATATCTTATTTATATTGAAGACTGCTAACAAACTCCCTTCTTATTGTTCCTCCCGTTGTTGATGGTTCGCACTAAAGCAGCAGTGTCAGCGCCACGGACAAGAAGAAGAGGCGGTCCGCCCCGACGGCTGCACGCGATCCGACGGCGTCGGGGCTGTGGCACTGCTCCTCGGGCTGGGTTGGGCCGCCGTCTGCACTCGTATGCGGTGTCGCCCCCGGTACGCACCTCCCCGTCGTCGCTGCAGGCGGCGACGGACTCGTGTAGGAGCTCGATGCGGACTTGACGAGGCCGGGGTCGTAGTTCATGGTCTGGTCGGCTCGGTAGAGGCCGAAGAAGCGCTCGGAGGCGGGGCCGGGCTTGAGGTCCTCGTCGTAGAGCGCGAAGATGTAGGTGTCCACGGACCGCCCGGGCATGAGTGGCGTCCCCACCAGGGACCGCAGGTGGGCCACCAGGTTCCCGGTGAATGCCCTGGCGTTTTCCACCGTCGTCCCCACCTCGTCCGGGTCCCCCCGGTAGGGCCACCCCGTCTCCGCCACCACGATCTCCACCCCCGGGAACCCCAGCCCGTCGAGCGCCGACCGCACCGCGTCCACCTGCGCGTCGAACATGTTGGTGTACATGAGCTTCGACCCGGCGTCGAACCGGCCCGGGTTGGGCTGGAAGAGACAGAAAGCCAGCGTCTCCGGCCGCGGGTCGCTGCGGTAGGCGAAGAAGGGGTAGGGGTTGATCATGAAGGGCGACCCGGTATCGCGCAGGAACCCGAGGATCCCGGTGAGGTCGGCGGAGAGTTCCGGACGGAAGGCGCCCGAGGACGGGGGCTCCGAATGGGCGAGCACCGTCATGGTGTGGACGGTGGAGACCTTGACGCCGGAGGCGGCGACCGCGGAGCCGAGGTTCCGCATGGCGGGGAGGAGCTGGGACGCGAGGGCGGCGTCGCCGGAGTCGAGTGCCTCATTGCCGACGGCGACGAGGGAGATGGAGGTGGCGGGGACGTAAGGGAGGACATTAGCGGCGGCCCAGCTGGCAGCGGCGGATGGGTCGGAGGCGAGGGAGGGGATGTCGGCATTGGGGACACCGAGGACGAGGGAGATGTTGGTGCCGGATAGGGATCGGATGATGGCAGGGTCGGCGCCGTAGAGGCGGAGCTTGGAGATGGTGGTCGATTGCAGGAGGCTTGCGGTGGCAGATGGCGGCGGGAGGTTGTCCGCCACCTGCCCATAGTTGACCCCGATGAAGGACTGCGACCCTGCAAAGACTTTAGTTAGTAAAGTACCACCATCTTATTTCGTGAAAGCATTAACCGGCGCTGCACTTACTTGCGGAGAAGAAGTCGAGGAAGAGCACAAGTACGAGGAGGAGACGACGCCACTTCTCCATCCCGAGGTGGAAACCTagaaagaagaaggggaagaaggaagaGATCAGATCGCTTTGCAGGCACTGGAAAAGAAAGAATGCGTGCTCATGCGGGAAGGTTGCGAAATTACTATGAATTAAAAATTTGCATGTAATGGAGAAGGCCTTTCGATGTTCAAATCAGTGGCGTCGGAAGATTCCAAAGGTACGATGAACTCAAGTTGCTGCTTTACGGAGGTATTCTTATAATTAGTTTAGGTAATCGTCGAAGCCAAGTAGAGAGTTCATCTGCATACGATCACGTAGAATCATCGATCAATGACATATGCGTCGAACCCTCGTACAAAGTTAGGTTATCGGAGGTTTATGTCGATAACGTTGGCACGCTGATGTACGACGGAAGAGTAGTTTGTCCGATGTATTGAGTTGATAAGGTTTGACGTAAGTATCGAATTGTCGTTTTAGAATTCATGTAATAATGGGTTTGATTGGGTCGATACGataatttaaaatcaaatattttattgaatcataaaataaacTGAGTCAACTATTAATGATAATATCGACCATCGAACATCCTCAACAATTAAAAGAGCGTTCCATAGTATTATTGGGCATGCAATGCAAACTTGAACTGTAATGATAGCATTATCTAATCATCACCGACGCTCATCCCATCAAACCTCCTTTTTAGTGATGTTATGATTCACAACAGCAGCCATTAACGCTACTTGCAAGCCCTCCTTTTCTCACCTGTAATAATAACTATGGCTCCCTCCGCTCACTACTAACTCGGAGTCTGAGGCTTGAGGAGGCCGGTGGGTGTTGCTTTCACTTGTTCTCTTCCACTCTCTTCTTCTCCACAGCTTCGGATT comes from Musa acuminata AAA Group cultivar baxijiao chromosome BXJ3-3, Cavendish_Baxijiao_AAA, whole genome shotgun sequence and encodes:
- the LOC135633439 gene encoding glucan endo-1,3-beta-glucosidase 7-like, yielding MEKWRRLLLVLVLFLDFFSARSQSFIGVNYGQVADNLPPPSATASLLQSTTISKLRLYGADPAIIRSLSGTNISLVLGVPNADIPSLASDPSAAASWAAANVLPYVPATSISLVAVGNEALDSGDAALASQLLPAMRNLGSAVAASGVKVSTVHTMTVLAHSEPPSSGAFRPELSADLTGILGFLRDTGSPFMINPYPFFAYRSDPRPETLAFCLFQPNPGRFDAGSKLMYTNMFDAQVDAVRSALDGLGFPGVEIVVAETGWPYRGDPDEVGTTVENARAFTGNLVAHLRSLVGTPLMPGRSVDTYIFALYDEDLKPGPASERFFGLYRADQTMNYDPGLVKSASSSYTSPSPPAATTGRCVPGATPHTSADGGPTQPEEQCHSPDAVGSRAAVGADRLFFLSVALTLLL